The following nucleotide sequence is from Pedobacter sp. PACM 27299.
TCCTTCCAGCAATGTGGTGACCACCCTGGCTTCATCGGGATAGCTGTTAATGTTAAAATGTGTACCATATACTTCTACCACCTGGTTCAGACTGCGCACCTTAAAGGCTTTATTTTTGTCTTTCGCCACTTCAAAATAGGCCTCTCCTTCTAATTCTACCATGCGTACTCCCCCATCAAAAGTCAAAGGAAAAGTTAGGGCACTGGCTGCATTCATCCATACTTTTGTCCCATCTGGCAGCATGATTTTATATTGACCACCTCTGGGGGTGACCAGTACATTTGAGCCTTTGATCCGGGAATTGAGCTGCTGTTTTACAGGTTTGTATAAGAGAAAACCATCTTTGGTTTTAGAAATCCCATTGGACCGATATTTTGCTTCATCTCCGGTTTCCAGCTCTGCCAGGCTAAACCTGGTGCCATTTGCCATGGTCAGAAATGCCTTTTCAGTTCCAGGCTTCAAATCGGACACCAGCTCTGGTTTTTGAGCCTGATTTGAAGAATTTACGTAAACAAACAGGATGGTGGACAAGCTGATCAGCACTACGGCAGCACTTATTTTTAGCCATAACGGTCTTGAATTCGGCTTCAGTCTGACTATTTTTTGCAGTTCTATAGGGGCTGTCCTCACTGCTGACAGTATATTGCTGAGCATCTGCTGACTTTCTTCCGCTTTAAAAACAGGTGTTGTTTCTTCGGGATTTTCCCAGGTTTCTGCCGCTAATCCCTCAAAAGAGGATTCATTGGCTGGATCTGCCATTAAGCTGAATAGTTCTTTTTTCTGTAGATCGCTCAGCGTATTAGCGCGTTGCCGCGCCCTTAAATAGACGATTCGTAAATTCATTATTTGTCGGTATCTAAACATAAAGACACCGAAATTATAGAAAAGTGGATGTCAGGTCAGAGAATTATTTTTGCATGAGCCCCATCATCACCCAAAGTGCAAGATAGGAAAGGTGCATTTTGACAAAAGTGGACACACTTTTTAAAGCCAATTGCTGGTATTTTTTCACAGAATCCGGACTGATCATCAATTGATCAGCAATTTCATGGTTTTTGAGTCCTTCCATGCGAAGTCGGAATACGCGTTGCTGCTGAGGGGGCAGCGTTGAGGTGGCTTTTTCAATCAGCTGCAAGTAATCATCATCATGGGCTATATCGCTCTGCTCCTGTTCCAGATCAGGCAATAACGTATGGTATGCTGTTGCTTTTTTTTGCTCCCGCTGGATCTTTCTAATGCAGTTTAAGGTGTAATTTTTACTCAAAACAAAGAGGTAGGCATCAAATTTCTGTATTTCCAACAGCTCTCCCCTTTTTTGCCAGACCTTAATAAAAATATCCTGTACGATCTCCTGAGTGAGTTCCTTAGCGCCTATTATAGAAAATACAAATCCCGAAACCTGCTGCTGGTAATCATCAAATAACTTCGAGAAAGCATCTTCATCTCCAGCAGCCACTCTACGGAGTAAAAAGATTTCATTAGGAATAGAATTTAGTGACAATGCTTTTTTTTAAGCCCTAAACTTATGAAATTCTTTTGGATGGCGCATAAAACATTCCAATTTAAGAAGGCTTATAAAATCTGAAGTAGAACAGATATAGGATGCCGCTTGTTATGCTAAGAACCTTGGCATACGGAGCATAGGTCTCATTTTTTTTACCATCTTTTTAAGTCAGGAACAATTAGGCTACAAAAAAATACGTCATATTTATAAAAAAAGTTCCCAGTACATGACATTATCATCAAAAATTTTAGACCTTATTCCTGTTGCCTGTTTCCATCTTGATGAAAAGGGTCTGATTGATTATGTCAACGTTCCTACAGAAACGCTTTGTGCAAAAAAAAGGACTGAATTATTGGGATTCAATTTCTGGGAAGTGTTTCCTGAATGGAAGTCCGGGCCAATGTTTCAGAAATTCGAAAAGACTATAACCGAACAACAGGCAACCACTTATGAGTTCTTTTCATACCTAACGCAGGGCTGGATCAGACTAACGGCAAGCCCGGAAGAAGATGGCGTTATCCTCGTATTTAATCCTTTCCTTTTAACAGAGGAATTGGATTCCATGAGTATGGAATTAAAGAAATCGGAAGAACGATTTAGGATGTTTGTTAATGCCAGTTCAGACATGGTCTATGAGATGAGCGCAGACTGGTCTCAGATGTATCAGCTAAAAGGCAAAGAATTTCTGGCCGATACTGAAGAAGTAACCGAAGACTGGATTCAGCTGTATATACCTAAAAACGAACAGCCCAGGGTGTTGAAGGCGATAAAAGAAGCCATCAACAATAAGGCTACTTTTGAGCTTGAACATGAAGTTTTAGCGGCAGATGGCAGTATTGGATGGACATGTTCGCGCGCCATACCTTTTTTGAACGATCAAGGTGAAATCATAGAATGGTTCGGAACGGCAAAGGACATGACTAAAATCAGGGAAGCAGAACGTAAAATCCGTTACCTGGAAGTCCGTCAGCAGCAGGAGATCCTTCGGGTCACTTTAAATACCCAGGAAGAAGAACGACGCCGGGTTTCAGAAAGCCTTCACAATGGACTGGGACAATTGCTATATGCGGTTAAAATGTCTATAAATTATCTAAGCCTTACCATGGCTACAGATACTCCTGAAGAATTTAACACTGCCCAAAACTATACCTATACTTTGCTAAACGACGCTATAAAGGCCTGTAGAACGCTTTCACACGAGTTGATGCCGACTGAACTGGCAGAATTTGGCCTCGATGTAGCTTTATCCGATTTATGCAGTCAGATGAACGAGGATATTACCTATGATTGCCATATTGAATTGAATGGGATCACTTTGGATAAGTTTATGGAAATCGCTGTCTTCCGAATAATTCAGGAATTGGTATTTAATGTAATTAAACATGCGCATGCAACAATATTATCTGTAGAAGTTGTGATTGAAAACGATCATATTGTCATGAGAGTAAAGGATAATGGCCAAGGTTTTCCAATTGAAAAAGTACAGCATTCAGGCATCGGCTTGTCGTCAATACGTGTAAAGACCGCACTTTTAAACGGAAACTTTCAACTCTCCTCCTTGCCCGGAGAAGGATCAAGCATAGAAGTTAAGATTCCCTTAAACCTGACCAATGATCTGGATTAATTAGGAGCCAGATTTTCCGTCGTGTTCCTGCTAGCCCGCTGTTATCCATTTGCTATGTTGCTGTTATTCTTTTGAGATTTTGTTGGCTATGTGAACGCAAACCAACCACTTCTTTGTCGTTTCTATTGCGGAAGCTGGATCAGTACCACAATGAGATTTTTTTAAACCATCGAAATTTAAGTCTGGAAGAGCTCAGCAACAGGCTGGATTCCAAATAAGAAGCATATTTCTGCTGCAGACTGCTTTCGATAAACCAGGATTCAGAAACACATTACAGCCCAATTGGTTAATTACATCGGTTATTGTATGTGTTAATCGTATTGATCAATTGCATTGGTTAAATAATAAATAATTATATATATATATGAAAATCGCTAATCAAAACATCTTGATTTCCGGAGCCAGCATTGCCGGTCCAACGCTGGCTTTCTGGCTGGCAAAATACGGGTTCAATGTGACCGTAGTGGAACGTTCAAAAGCATTGAGGCTGGGTGGACAAAACCTGGATGTTAGAGATGCTGGCAGGGCGATTGCTCAGATGATGGGCATCGAAAAAGAAATTCTGGCAGCGAATACGGGAGAAATCGGACTTCAATTTGTCAATAAGGACAATGAGGTGGAAGCTGCCTTTCCCAGAGAGGGAACAAACAGCTTTACCAGTGAGGCAGAGATCCTTAGAGGCGATTTGGTTAATATACTTTACAAACACACAAAAGATAACGTAAAATATGTGTTTGGAAAATACATCACTGGCATAAATCAGCAAGAAGACAGCGTAAATGTCACTTTTAGCGATGGCGAAACTCAGGTTTTTGACCTGCTGATTGCTGCCGATGGTGTACGATCAACCACCAGGCAAATCCTTTTTGGTGATGAGCCAAAAGTAAAGTTTACCGGCTTGTACAATGCCTGGTACACCATTCCAAAGGCAACAACCGACACGAAATGGGCGCGCTGGTATACTGCAGTCGGCTCCAGAGTGATGTTGATCCGACCAGATAATCATGGGACTACCAGAGCATCATTCAGCTTTCTTTCCGAAGATAAAGGTTATCAAAACTTATCCAGCAGCGAACAGAAGGCTATTCTCAAGGGAAAACTATTAGGAGCGGGATGGGAAGTAGACCGTTTAATGGAAGAAATTGATAAAAATGAGGATGTATATTTCGACGGCATCAGCCAGATCCATGCGCCAAAATGGTTCAATGGCAGAGCTGGTATAATCGGAGATGCAGCCTACTGTCCTACTCCGCTTACTGGCATGGGCACCACGCTGGCGATAGTTGGTGCTTACCTGCTTGCAGGCGAACTCTCCAGACACGACAAACATGAAGATGCGTTTAAAGCTTATGAAGAACGCATGCGTCCATTTGTAGAAAAGGTTCAGCAGCTTCCTCCAGGAGTACCTTGGCTAGCGCATCCGAAAACAAAGCTTGGGGTATCCCTGGTGAATACGGTAGCAGGAATTGTAGCCAGCAATTTTGTCAAGAAAATCAGCAAGCTTTTCAGTGGTAAAGAAAAGGAATCCACAGCTCATGGGATTGAATTGCCTGACTTTAAAAACAGCTAGCTGTTTTTAAAGGAAATGAAGGTTGATCTAAATGGCAATAAAAATTTAGCTACATTACACGCTTTTTAGATCAACCTTCCAATAAAAACCAGAATTGAATAAAAAGACAAGAGACATCCTCACCATAGGCTTTGCCCTTTTCGCCATGTTCTTCGGAGCTGGCAATTTATTACTTCCTCCCTATATTGGCATACAAATAGGAGACCATGTTTGGGTCACCATCCTGGCATTCGGACTGACCGGTATTTTACTACCCTTCCTCGGAATCCTTTCCGTTGTTCATGCAGGAGACAAATTCGAAGACCTGTCAGCCAGGATTCATCCGCTATTGTCACCCATTTTAGGAACTGTAATCATGCTCTGCATCGGTCCGCTGATTGCCATTCCACGTACAGCAGCTACGACTTATGAGGTGGGTATTTTACCTTCCTTTCCGTCATCTGGTCCAATCCTGACTTCCATCATCTTTTTTATTGTGACCTGGCTTTTAACCATTCGACCTTCCAGGGTCATCGATATTATCGGCAACATACTCACCCCTTTGCTCTTACTTTTACTCATTGTATTGATACTGACAGGTATATTTTCACCAACGGCCAGCTTTAATGAAGCTACAGTCAGCAGCGGAGAATCTTTTAGATTAGGTTTTATTGAAGGATATCAAACCTTAGATGTCCTGGCCTCCGTGATCTTCGCCGGAATTATTATTACAGCCTCCAAGGCAAAAGGCTATCAACATAGCC
It contains:
- a CDS encoding FAD-dependent monooxygenase → MKIANQNILISGASIAGPTLAFWLAKYGFNVTVVERSKALRLGGQNLDVRDAGRAIAQMMGIEKEILAANTGEIGLQFVNKDNEVEAAFPREGTNSFTSEAEILRGDLVNILYKHTKDNVKYVFGKYITGINQQEDSVNVTFSDGETQVFDLLIAADGVRSTTRQILFGDEPKVKFTGLYNAWYTIPKATTDTKWARWYTAVGSRVMLIRPDNHGTTRASFSFLSEDKGYQNLSSSEQKAILKGKLLGAGWEVDRLMEEIDKNEDVYFDGISQIHAPKWFNGRAGIIGDAAYCPTPLTGMGTTLAIVGAYLLAGELSRHDKHEDAFKAYEERMRPFVEKVQQLPPGVPWLAHPKTKLGVSLVNTVAGIVASNFVKKISKLFSGKEKESTAHGIELPDFKNS
- a CDS encoding FecR family protein, whose amino-acid sequence is MNLRIVYLRARQRANTLSDLQKKELFSLMADPANESSFEGLAAETWENPEETTPVFKAEESQQMLSNILSAVRTAPIELQKIVRLKPNSRPLWLKISAAVVLISLSTILFVYVNSSNQAQKPELVSDLKPGTEKAFLTMANGTRFSLAELETGDEAKYRSNGISKTKDGFLLYKPVKQQLNSRIKGSNVLVTPRGGQYKIMLPDGTKVWMNAASALTFPLTFDGGVRMVELEGEAYFEVAKDKNKAFKVRSLNQVVEVYGTHFNINSYPDEARVVTTLLEGSVGVTDLKSGKHLMLKPGQRALLANANANTDDHAHDNNNNANSNGLSLAAAQIEAAVAWKDGYFLFEHEELGSIMRKLSRWYNIETKFKNEELRRLCFAGTVDRFQNLADVLRMLELTGNVKFKIEGRTVTAYK
- a CDS encoding RNA polymerase sigma factor, which produces MSLNSIPNEIFLLRRVAAGDEDAFSKLFDDYQQQVSGFVFSIIGAKELTQEIVQDIFIKVWQKRGELLEIQKFDAYLFVLSKNYTLNCIRKIQREQKKATAYHTLLPDLEQEQSDIAHDDDYLQLIEKATSTLPPQQQRVFRLRMEGLKNHEIADQLMISPDSVKKYQQLALKSVSTFVKMHLSYLALWVMMGLMQK
- a CDS encoding PAS domain-containing sensor histidine kinase, with protein sequence MTLSSKILDLIPVACFHLDEKGLIDYVNVPTETLCAKKRTELLGFNFWEVFPEWKSGPMFQKFEKTITEQQATTYEFFSYLTQGWIRLTASPEEDGVILVFNPFLLTEELDSMSMELKKSEERFRMFVNASSDMVYEMSADWSQMYQLKGKEFLADTEEVTEDWIQLYIPKNEQPRVLKAIKEAINNKATFELEHEVLAADGSIGWTCSRAIPFLNDQGEIIEWFGTAKDMTKIREAERKIRYLEVRQQQEILRVTLNTQEEERRRVSESLHNGLGQLLYAVKMSINYLSLTMATDTPEEFNTAQNYTYTLLNDAIKACRTLSHELMPTELAEFGLDVALSDLCSQMNEDITYDCHIELNGITLDKFMEIAVFRIIQELVFNVIKHAHATILSVEVVIENDHIVMRVKDNGQGFPIEKVQHSGIGLSSIRVKTALLNGNFQLSSLPGEGSSIEVKIPLNLTNDLD